Part of the Sander lucioperca isolate FBNREF2018 chromosome 1, SLUC_FBN_1.2, whole genome shotgun sequence genome is shown below.
GTATGCAGCTTCTTACATTACAATAAGTCACATTCAATTGCGCAACCAAAGCAGCATGTGTAAGTGAAACTAACAATTCAGTCTAAATAATTAATGTGAAAATTTCTGGCAGCAAATGTTTATACATTTCCGCTGATTATATTTTACCTTACTGCCTAACAATTTTCTTGAATTTTAAATCAGCAAAAAACCTATTGTTTTATCTTTCATGCATCAAAGTCACAAATACAATACCTAAATACCAACATAAAACAGAGCAAAATGTCACCTGAGTGGCGCTCCAGTTGAGTGGCTCTTTCACCACAAAACTGCCCAGTATGTCTATGGCTCCACCCACTGCAGAGTTGTACAACATAGCAGCTGCAAACAGCAGCACCACATTCACCATGTCTTTCCCAAGAGGAGCCTCCGCAGGGGCTTCACTGTAGGCGGGAGGAATGAGGTGGCAATTGTCCTCTGGCTCTGTGTTGGGTACTTGTTTCACCTTAAATtaagatggacacacacacacacacacacacacacacacacacacacatatttaacaTCTGCATGAGCTGTATTATAGCTATATTATATAGCTATTGTGGTAACTTTAGTAAACATTTGGGCTGCATTAgggaataaaagaagaaaatgtttttgttctaaatgattttttttaaatacacagtTTACAAGAGTGAGTTTATTCCGGTGTCTGTATCCTTTCTATTTGTGCCTCTTCAGTTTCACAGTATATACAACAGCCTTCAATAAACGTTTTTGAGTTTTGATACATGGAGGTAAACAGCACCTgcatacccaatttcaataatGCGTCCCATGACAATTATTCCTTACATGACATACAAGGAAACTGGTTAGGTGATTTGTCATCTGCCCAAAGTATTTTCAAAGGTGGGGCAAGGTTGAGTGACAAtagtgaagcagttctcagactCTGGCTAGCTAAGATAAATGTTTCAGATATAGTATGGAATTGCTGTGTATAGCAAAAAGCTAGGACAGGAAGTAGTTATTTAACTACAGAAAGTTATTCACTTTATCTTTTCGGAACAGGAAACAAAGGAATAATTTATCCAAATGACTAgattagaaacacacacacacacacacacacacacacacacactgacctgcAGCAGGAATATGGAGTGTATGAGGCAGAGCAGGTGCAGCAGTGCGCTCACAGTGAGCAGGACGATCCCATGTTTCAAACTGAAGCTGTACAGCAGGAACAGATGACCCGACACCAGGCTGCCCACCAGACCTGCTGCCCCATACAGCAGCTCCACTTTCATCATCACCTGCACGGGACATGGACACACATTACTTCTTTCAAAAGTTGATGCCTTCCTGACTAACTAAAACTTTAAGAACatgtattttgatatataatgtTTCATATTCTTGGTTAGGTTTAAGCCAATTATTTTTATGCATTTGTCAAGGGCTGGGATGACATGCCAGTATTAGGTGTAAGGCATtttggaaagtttttttttttttttccaacagagGGTTATATTTTGTAACCAAACATTATCACTAAAGTTGCCCTATAATAAATGCAGCCTTACAATTAGCCTAATAAAGTAGCCAATAGGCTACCTTTGTtgtataattatattattatttaggaTGTTATAGTGTATAACTATATTGGAAAAGTAGACTACACTTAATGTAAGACTTCTGCAAGTAGCCTAATAGTACTATGAAGTAAAGCTCGGAATCCTAACTGAGAGCACCGACCTTAGACCGGTCAGTCGCAGTGGAGCCGAGCGACGCCAGGGTCATCACGCCTGGCCAGTAGGCGCAGAAGCCGCCGGACAGCCCGAAGACAACCGCCGCGCCGAACATCACCTCCAAGGGGAGCCGAAAGACGACCACCAGGAGCAGGGCGAGCCTGGACAGTAGGTACCCGCTCATAGGCACCACGATGGGAGCTCTCCTCCAGCCGCGGTCGCCTAACCTGGCCAGGAGCAGCGCAGGGAGGATCGGCAGCAGCCTGATGATGAGGTTGTAGGCCATGTAGAAGTCCGTTATGGCTTTCTGCTGGCTGTCCTCCCGGGACAGGTGGGCATCCGGGTAGGTGGCGTTAACACTCCGGTCCTTGACCACCATCAGCAGGGCGGTTTCGAAGAGAGTGCTGCCCAGCTGCTCAAGCACGACAACCGGCTCTATCTGCCGGAGCACCGTGAAGCCTGTTTGACACAGGCTCGACAGGACCATGATTACACTTTTAATCACAACCTTAAAACTTCCTTATTAAACTTCAAGTCAAAATCAGACTGAATGTGAACAAATACAAAAGTCGACAACGCAGCTGCTAAAGTTATTCAGATGTAGCCTAGTGAAGGACGTTTCTTCCTCAGAGTCacaagtgtgtctgtttttgaaataaaagctcCGAGggagaaaataaacatttctcacgcccacttcctcctcctcacagCATGATGAAACGGagacatatatgtgtgtgtgtgtgtgtgtgtgtgtgtgtgtgtgtgtgtgtgtgtgtgtgtgtgtgtgtgtgtgtgtgtgtgttcttgtttaactatattcgtggggtccaaaaacggggaatacagtatagtccacttgtggggtcccgacaactttgtggggccaaaatgctggaccccacaactttaaagggctgtttgagggttaagacttggttttaggattagggttagaattaggttatggttagggttagggtaagggttaaggttaggcatttagttgtgatggttaaaggtcccatgacatggctctttggatgcttttatataggcctcagtggtcccctaatactgtatctactgtactgtaagtctctttcccaaaatccagccttggtgcagaattacagccactagagccagtcccacaatgagctttccttaggatgtgccatttctgtgtctgtagctattgaggagagagaggggagggggggggggggggcaaggtggagagtgggggtgtggccttgaccaactgccactttgctcgtttgaaagccatgatgtctctctctctctctcatgggtgggccaaattctctccttatgacctcataaggagcagattccagatcggcccatctgagctttcattttctcaaaggcagagcaggatacccagggcttggtttacacctatcgccatttctagccactgggggaccataggcaggctgggggaactcacattaatgttaaaaaacctcataaaatgaaattgtcatgccatgggacctttaaggttagggtaaggggctagggaatgcattatgtcaatgaggggtccccacaaagatagtgaaacgcactatgtgtgtgtgtgtgtgtgtgtgtgtgtgtgtgtgtgtgtgtgtgtgtgtgtgtgtgtgtgtgtgtgtgtgtgtgtgtgtgtgtgtgtgtgtgagattttgGAAACCACCCTACCCCCAACATCTAGACTGGGACACATTTGTAGTTTAAAGTTAACAATTCTGTTTTCAACTATTAAAAGGCAAACACTTTGATAGTGAACAGAACAATAGCAGAAAAGAGAAAGTAAAATGATCAAAACAGTTGTTATAATGGCCTCTGTGTTATTATGGTATTCAAATACACATGTCAGAGTAAAATGAAAATCAGGTAATCCATCTCAGTAGGCAATTACTTTTATCATCGGTTACTTCTTCAATTAATCAGTTGGTTGTTTAGTGTGTAAAATGTGAAAACATAGCGAAAAACTGCCCATCACATCTTccagttgtttgttttgtccaaccaaaaATCCCAAAAGCCGAAGAAATTCAGTTTACAACGATATGAAACAAACAGCAAATGATCACATTGGCTTGTTAGTTTGAAACATGAATGAACCACTCAGAAATCCCACATTTacaggttttgtttttaatgagaaAATATTCATAATATGTATAGTAGGTGTATAACAGTGAGCCGTACATGTGCTATAAAATAACAAAGCGTATGAGCATACAAGTGGTTAACATAGGAAGAGaggttatactgtatactgtataataagattgctttatcacacacactcacacacacacacacacacacacacacacacacacacacacacacacacacacacacacacacacacagacagacagacagtgtgagTCCCACACTGAAGCTCGGGTGCTTCTGAAGGCGAAAACAAGCTACCAGCATttcaaaatgataaataaatccTCTTTTCACCAAGAATTCAAACAACAaaagcataataataataataatattaataaagcaAACAATTACAACTCCTCTGCGTGCGCATAATGTCTGTAACCATTTCAAAAGTGTTATGTATTTAATGAGAACTCAAAACGGTTTGGGGTTTGATTGTGTCCTTTGAGGGTGAAATgagaacagtgtgtgtgtgcttgtgtacaTTTTAATAACACAGTATTACAATGTGTGGCAGCAGCTACAGTACACTAGGGACGAAGCCATTTGCTTTTGTTGCTCAAAACTCAAATCGTGCTGTGAATAATAAAGCTTAGAAATAGTAGATGCTCAGCTGGCATCCAGAATAGGCCACTGTTAAAACCATCATCCATCACAAATGATCTTTATTTGTCATTCATACTGAAAACATGTCTGCTTCAGCTCCTCTAAAATCAAATATCTCTCACATGGAAATGCATcaaaatattattttgtttgtcCCTTAACTCATGTGGCAAAATCAATCTCATATCAGCATCGGTGACACTGTACCTCCGTTGCAACTGTGGCATCGGCACtttctgcagcaccacaataacGTCTCATAAAAAGGGACGCTAGTCCTTTAcatactttttttcattttatatattatcacgtgtagaaaaacaagaaaataggAGGATTGTCAGGAACtattgtggggttttttttcggTTTCAGGGGGAAATGGACACATATAGGCACGAGTCCTTGGTTTCCCAGAACATATTACAATAGATAATTAAATAGAGTCAGATAATTTGCACTGAGGATGGGACTGTCCCAATAAATATCATTATTAGTCATTATTGTCGAGGGTTAGTATGTGTCCCGCGATTCCTTATCTTTTGTGCAACTTTATCTCAGTTTTAATTCTATAGCTTttattcagtgtgtttgtgagcaAACAGAAAGATCAGTGCCTGGCTGAAAGACACTCGGACAGGACACGCTGGCAGATGCAGTGATATAAACTGTGACCTGCGGTTCCCCAGGGCAATCTTTCTCACCATCCTCCTGACATCCTAATGCTGAAAAAACACCAAAAGGGCTTCAATAAACAAGCTAACAAAGACTGAAAAGTAGAACAATTTTTGCTACTTTGTAGTTAAGTGGTTCAATGTCGCCAGGTTTCTATCTGAAATACTCATTTGAAAACAGTCCTGTAGGCTCCAGGGATTATTCCTGTTTCAATTTGTTTTACCGTTTTAAAGTAACACCACACTCATAGACGCCTGCAATTCTTCATTCATTTAACAAAACAGGATATCACACCGTCCTGCAAAATCAAAgctcacaatatatatatatatatataaaaaaacagacaacccCAACACGTGAATCTCCCGCTGTTATGTTATTAACATAGAAAATGAACAGACGTTCAGCCTGTAGTTGTGGCCTGTTAATGAAACTGATAATCGAttgccttcttttttttttcactgcttGTTGTGTGCTTGTTTCAGGATAGGAAAGGAGTGCCACTTCATGCACAACAATCAGCACTTCTTAAATAGATTTTAAAAGCGTAGAGACTGACGTTTCTAAATAACAACATTCTGTTTTTGGTAACACGCTTCTTCATTATTTTTCATCAAACTTTATCCTCAGCTCGCAATGTATAGTAGATAACACGGCAGTTGCCCCACTGGAATCTCAACATACATTACATATTCAGTCATATATCAAATACACAGTCCTACCTCAGTATAATACAGGAAATAACTGCTTACATCAGAGAGCACAGGTCAACAAAGCGACGTAGCCAGCAAAGGTAAaataagtgatttttttttttagaatagaAACCCCCCCGACCCAGCCCTTTCATTAATACACAGTCTGACTGAAGTGACGCAAACATGACCCGGAGTTAGCTTCCCTCTTCCCCATCTGTCCGTCACTTAATAGACATGAAGTCAGTAGTGTTTTATAGACAGACTTTCTATCTAATGTGGTTGCGTATTTTCTCTAAGGTCTACTGAGACTGTAAGTAATACAGAATAGGAGAAGGTACAATACATCATACATATCGTGCATCCGACAATTACTGACGGTCTAAGGCAAAGTTGAACCTTGATGCTAGTTTTGCAAATGTCCTCACTAGCATTTAACAGTTCAAGGACCCTCAAGTCGGCACTTACGATTTAATACAGATGCTTAAAAGGATCGCAAAAGCTCCCACCAACACGTCATGTGTGTCTTCTATCTGTACTGTGGCACAGCAGGACGCAGAAGACAAAACTTTACGTGCTCTGAAAGTGATGCTTGGGCTCCCATTTGTTTTCAGTGCCTGGAAAAACATGGCAGTCTTCCCGCAGCATCATCcaataaaggtaaaaataatGCTGACATGACAGAAATTAGGCCTCGCCTTTTTCTCATTTAACGTTCAGTCAAGAGGTTTCTTGATAGTCACTTTGGACACACCTGCTTGTCGTTtgcatctttttttctcttcccctGTTGGTAATGAAAACATCTCCACACGTTTTGAAGATGATTGGGGTAATTATCAAGCACCCATTTCCAACAAGTCTCAGGCAACCTGTCAAAATATAACCTTTAGATCTCAGCCCATATTTCAATAAGAAAATGACAGGCAAATGAAAATTCCTATGAATATTTAGTTCATTCAACGTCTACCAACTAGTAAAAAAGCTTTCTTCCCAAATACATTTCGGAACAGCGCTCTTAAACCACCAGAAAACCATTCCAAAGTGTCTCTTGCATCACtgacctttttttctctccaaactCACCTCAACACTTCAAATGTCTCTCACATACTCAGTTCAGTCTCTTAACATACTGTTGGCCTTCACTCCTCAGGTCAGAAAACCTCAACTTGATGCATCTCTTCGATGAGCCCCATTGGTCGAGCTAGCGGGTCATGTGATCATCAGAATACTATAGTAGCAAAATAAATACTGTTTCCTTTCCCTATCCTCGCTtcattctcctcttcctcctcctcctttccacTCGGTCCTTTAACTGTCTCTGGAAGGAGCAGtttactcctcctcctcctcctcttcctcctcctcttcttcttcttcttcttcttcctctccttcctcgtTGGCGTAGATACCGGCTTCCCACTTCCGTGCCATGTCGCTCTTCCTCCTAGTGACGCGAGTGGCCTCCAGAACCTGTCAATTACAAAACAATCATTCAGACGAGCGCACAGTCAGAGCAACGTAATAGTTAGCATGAGCCAACTGTTTACTGATAAAACCCATGCTTTTTTCCCAGCTCATCAGGGATATAATGGCAACACAATCACACCACACCAGTGACTTTAATTTGGCATGCAGTCCTTGTCAAAAACTGAGGGAGCGCTTGGTTAAACCAAGTCCTTGAGTTGTATCTACCAGAATGAAGCGCACCTGCAGTAtttgacaataaaaacaaaagtcattTTATTCCATTCCAGGGGAAGTTTCATGCTTCAACGCTGAGCCCTACCTCAGTTTTCTACTGGAGGAGTAAGTTGATGCTCGCAATTGCATCTACTATGACCTCCAGTCGATACATATAACAACTCAAAAAGGTATATTTCTTTGAATGAAACTTTTATATGTCcatttggtagaaaaaaatatCACTATCATTCATCTGATGTTTATTACCCAACATTTgcaaatttatatttttttgccaTATACATATATTAGCGCATCATGACATTAATTCTTTTCTAATATTTTAAATTAGCGCACATCtcctttttaatttgtttaaatggTGCTGTATATGTGCTGTATAGGGAGGGCAGGTGCAAAACATTGTgcatggggaggggggggtttcAAAGGTCACACCAAATTGATGGACAAGCACATGCAGCACCAACACCACAGAGCTGAACAGTAATGCAGTGAGACCACAAGCAGACCTGGGATCAGATATAAAACGGTTTCCCTCACAGAATCCTCCAGGTCTAGGGTTTCTAACTAAAATAATACATGCCCATCTCATATCGTTTTCTGGACCACTTTCATATCTGGGAGACTGGGTGAAGTGACACAGTTTGTGTTTCTTGCTGCTGACTCATCTACAATGTTTTTACAACATTTAATGGAGAGTACAAAAAGCGATTGCCAGTGAAAATCGCCACACTTAAGACTGTATTTGAGAACTTTCCCTTCTTTCTAAGTTGAACTGAGATAATGCTCATGAACACAAACGGCTTCGGAATGCTCTCCAAATCCCAGGGAATAAACAGTTCTTTCAGTGAGATGTGATACAGACATATTAAAAACCCCAACAATTTTCAACTGTCGCAGAAAGCAGGGATGTATTactttttctatgacttttcaaTTGAGTCTGACCCAGGTCTGTCAGTAAAGGCGGTTCATGGAGTGAACAGGTTTGAGGTGAGACAGATACCTCAGTGGTTACCTCGTTAGCCAGCAGCAAACGGGCATACTGACCGACCAGCAGGAGAGAAGCAACAGTACAAATAGTCAACACATGTGATGTCATCATGGATAAACAAATCAAACAAGATCAGCAATGACAAAAACAGGTAACAACAACCCTGCTGCAAATTATTAATACTTATATTATTGTATATCCTGAAAAATGCATGATAACTATGAATGCACTGTCATACATtttctggtaacactttactacttgaaggtatctacataagagtgacgtGACATGtcagtgtcatgacagtgtcatgaacacacaattctaaccctaaccataacttgtcatgacaaaaaccgaatgacacttaatgacagaagcgttatgtcataaacgtttgtgacttgtttataatgtttatgacacgttcatgacagtgtcatgtcactcttatgtagatactttcaagtaaagtgtaacccattTTCTGTTGCAGAATatgatgtgtttgtgtaatttAATGTTACCCTAAGATGTATGTTTTCTTGTATGTGAATGTTAAGTGTTGGTGCTTATGATTTGAGAAAACTCGGTGGAGAAGTGAAACTGTTGTCTGTGACATTTTCTGGTTATGTAACTTTCTTTCCATCATGTAAGCCAATGGGCGTCGTAGACTTTTGTTTCAGCAGATAAGTCTGCCAAGATTCAATACTTCTTCTTAATAAAGAAACCTGGTTATAAAACACGTATTCAGATACAAAACAAACGAGTAAAGATGGAGTCAGGACGGAAATCCCCCAGCGTCTGTGACTTACTTTCAATTTCAGGTCCGGCTTCAGGCTGGTAAATTCCCATTGCTGTTATACAGTATTAGCTCGTGCCAACAGGCCATGAATGGAAGCATTCAACCGTGTTGGCATTACTAAATCCCAGTGAACCACGAGAGCCAAACAAGCATGTAATGTGTGATGAGCTGCATCACCTTTCTGCTACTGTTACTCACTGAGAGACATTTTGGCATCTTGGTTGCATATCTTCAACAACAACTTCTACAGGTTTATTAGATACATTTTATCTATTTaaaatgggattttttttttttagcaccaaccaacatttttatatttatactaGCTATTTATATTTTCTCTCTGCTAATCTAGTTTTTCCAGGTTCAAATACTTACACTGTTGTCCTCCAGTTTCTCCCTCCTTTTCACTTTGTGCGTTTCATAGTCTTCCATAAGTGTCTGCATGAAGTTTTTGGGTCGTCCTCCAGAGTCCTCGCTGCCGGCGTCAGACAGGGCTCCTTCTGAGGGTGAGGGTGAAACGGGCGGTGCAGGTCGCACTTTCTCGATCTTTCCTGTACATTACAGAAAAACACATGGCGTTAGACACGTTTGTTAAATTACACCAAGCACAAATGGTTTACTTAAGCAATATTTCATTGTAACTTATTACGTATACGTACAAGAAGtctttttttaaggtttttagTTCtagtgcaacaacaacaacctacAGCAGTCTCATACAGAGACCAACGAGAAACAGCCTTGTGAAGCGGTACAGTAGTGACTAACCTGGGGCTGTCTTCGCTGTCAGTGTGAGTCTAGCTGGCAGGCTGTTGCTCTTCATCTTATCTGCTGGGGAGATCTTGGTTTGCCGCATGCCCGTCCTCACCGGGCCGAGACTGTTGCTGGAAGCGTTGCTGGGGCGGGCAATAACCACAGGCTGCTCCTTCCTCTGTttcttcagctcctcctccctctgttgAGCTGCTCGGATCTCCTCTTCGATCATGGACAGAGTTCGCTGCTTGTTGGAGCGCAGGCGGAACGGCCCGCTGGCTGCCTCCGCGTCGGGGCCTCGTGCAGCTGCGGCCGTGCTGCGCAGTTCAGCTGCCTCTGAGTATTTACTGAAGTAGCTGAACTCTGGTTTCTCCGGGCTTGGGGGAGAAGGGGGACGGTAGACTGGGGTCGGCCTGGGAACTGGAGCTGGTGCGGCAGAGGCAGGGGCGGGAGCCGGGGCGGAAGAGGCGAGGGCTCTGGCGTAAGAGGACTGGATTTTGATCCTGGGGCCTCCATCTCTGGGTCTCTGGGGTGGCGAGATGGGCTGAGAAGGCTGCGGAGAAGGCGTCTGGAGCTGTGTTCGCTGTGCTGGACTGGagggctgctgttgctgctgcagagCGTGTTGTGATTCTGAAGGCTTCTCTTGGGAAACGACTCTTACTTCTGGCCCTCTGTCTGGCTGAGGGGACAGGCTGGATGGAGCAGGACTGGTGGACACAGGCGATTGGAGGCTGGGAGCTCCGCTCGAAGAcacaggagaggaggaaactGGCTCTGGGCTACTTGAAGAAGCCGAGGATGGAGACACAGGGGCGCTCAGTTGTGAAGAATTCAAGTCAGATGGCTGCCACTCCTCTCCATCCTGAGCTGCCAGGGCATTTTGGATAGCATTTTGGACAAGTACCCCTGCGTGGTAGTCCAGCTCCTCTTCTGTTGGACTGCCACTGGTCTGCCCATTGACTGGCGTGGTGGGCTGGGGGGTAGGCGGTGACACTGGGGTAAGTGGCAACGGGGTAGGTGGTAGCGAAGCCCCGCTGTCGGAAACATTATCCAAGCTAAACACAGTAGTGTCCTGAGAACGGACAGATGACTCGTCTAATCCTGAGTCGGACTCCTCTGGGTGAAAACCTGGATGGAAATGGCGCTTCCCTTCCTCCTCGTCAGGCAGGATTGTCATTACAGCTCGTGCACGAGTAAATTCTGCTGCAATTCCTTCATCAGACCAGGCCAGGTGACCCTCCCCGGTTTCTGCAACAATGTCTCCGCTCCCCTGGCTGCCTCTAGTCATGGATTTCGAAAAGGGTTTGGCGGAGTATATGTGAGGAGCTACGTCCCTCTTGGTTGCCTCCCCTTGCAGAAACTGCCTCCTAGCAGACGAGAAGTTGATCTGCTCCTCCACAACGTCCTCCTTCCTGTTTAGCTCTGGGTCAAAGGTCACCATTGTGGGAGGACCTGACACCTGGGGCTGCAAATAGAGATGAGATGGGAGGACAGAATACAGAGGAGATAAGAAAAGAAAGGTGAGACAGAAATGTAACAACAACACTGTTAGATTGCAGTGCAAATCATTTTCATATCCCGCATCAttagtcttgtgtgtgtgtgtgtgtgtgtgtgtgtgttacctgtgagTATGTATAAGTATGTTTCTGCTGTTTCCTCTCCTGGTATTTCTTGAGGGACTCAAGCTGCTCTGCATCCAGCTGTTCTTCCAAAGGAaccttgaatgaatgaatgaaccaaccaaaaaaatcaatcaatcagtttgTCAGGAAGTCGATTGaggtaacataaaaaaaaagtgggaGGCTACCTCCTGAGGAGGGTTCCACCAGCGGGTGGCGATCCCAGGGTTTTTCTTCACGGCCTGGTCTTTAATCAGCTCCTGACGCTCACGCTCCAGCTCCTGTACCTGAGAGAAGAAGAGTATGAATATTCACAAAGAGAATTCCCAATCATTTTTACTATAGCATTAGCTTTTAATCACATATTAGCTGACAAGAGACAGGAGAAACATATGCACATTAAatatgcagtaggtaag
Proteins encoded:
- the LOC116048878 gene encoding A-kinase anchor protein 2 isoform X3, giving the protein MRVYRHAPDATSCMSAPLSDCTDPDPHHLVLATQPRTGQPASGEHAIPRPAMFAMEINVQHDPQTGEQRILSANRVSPLDAASRGIKVYDDGRKVVYEVTSSGGVSTSTLENGWSSAQVDQLVQRAARPAIQGGDGGRGQVAVTVTPAAPQAYVSPADVDDLSPPSCAPPSIPSSPPAQVTLQRETRLGMIPPSSPITTQPGSSAHPGGELTSQPEASAEHPVTMVFLGYQDVEDTSESRRLLGFDGAVKAEVVLIDEDDEKSLREKTVTDMSIIDGTAADLVSGRPATSEAVSTELSSDGREPDSTSSPPANPDANAPPPPGVTPATGYGKTPAITTTTANGFQASMPTRHPHTAMRSWRAAEDVSDTIPRERALKSVSFQESVSVITDRPATMELESQQIQHGCLSSPTNRAHNAVGVKVEASDSEVVQEIRYLDQVLDAASETPTNGNSSPSEHTKPITIDGNCPSVCVSASSPVDHGSVIVEGQRQTMFLYQEDSAVRTNGHVQGEESASGRAKFELRAFQEERRPAKLFTPGEEQQVRVTRRRPSGEVQELERERQELIKDQAVKKNPGIATRWWNPPQEVPLEEQLDAEQLESLKKYQERKQQKHTYTYSQPQVSGPPTMVTFDPELNRKEDVVEEQINFSSARRQFLQGEATKRDVAPHIYSAKPFSKSMTRGSQGSGDIVAETGEGHLAWSDEGIAAEFTRARAVMTILPDEEEGKRHFHPGFHPEESDSGLDESSVRSQDTTVFSLDNVSDSGASLPPTPLPLTPVSPPTPQPTTPVNGQTSGSPTEEELDYHAGVLVQNAIQNALAAQDGEEWQPSDLNSSQLSAPVSPSSASSSSPEPVSSSPVSSSGAPSLQSPVSTSPAPSSLSPQPDRGPEVRVVSQEKPSESQHALQQQQQPSSPAQRTQLQTPSPQPSQPISPPQRPRDGGPRIKIQSSYARALASSAPAPAPASAAPAPVPRPTPVYRPPSPPSPEKPEFSYFSKYSEAAELRSTAAAARGPDAEAASGPFRLRSNKQRTLSMIEEEIRAAQQREEELKKQRKEQPVVIARPSNASSNSLGPVRTGMRQTKISPADKMKSNSLPARLTLTAKTAPGKIEKVRPAPPVSPSPSEGALSDAGSEDSGGRPKNFMQTLMEDYETHKVKRREKLEDNSYARLLLANEVTTEVLEATRVTRRKSDMARKWEAGIYANEEGEEEEEEEEEEEEEEEEEE
- the LOC116048879 gene encoding thymic stromal cotransporter homolog — its product is MVLSSLCQTGFTVLRQIEPVVVLEQLGSTLFETALLMVVKDRSVNATYPDAHLSREDSQQKAITDFYMAYNLIIRLLPILPALLLARLGDRGWRRAPIVVPMSGYLLSRLALLLVVVFRLPLEVMFGAAVVFGLSGGFCAYWPGVMTLASLGSTATDRSKVMMKVELLYGAAGLVGSLVSGHLFLLYSFSLKHGIVLLTVSALLHLLCLIHSIFLLQVKQVPNTEPEDNCHLIPPAYSEAPAEAPLGKDMVNVVLLFAAAMLYNSAVGGAIDILGSFVVKEPLNWSATQVGYGNAAGFMIFLTSFVGVMVFRRCVSDVTLILIGMLSFASGIYFMSFVTATYMFYIARVLNLFALIPMPTIRSLLSQQVPASSCGTILTSLQLALKFAGLAYIPAFTKIYQRTLDWFPGFVFTLSSVITVLGMIPISIVGCRSAQKRQYMRIQGN
- the LOC116048878 gene encoding A-kinase anchor protein 2 isoform X4; the protein is MSDTPLQRNGTATAPMSCEEAQLHKERLQALAEKRKRQTEIEDKRSQLDDLVLQLQHLKSKAMRERWLLQGMGAEEEEARRKQLQQDEEQGKRLEDIIHRLESEIGTLENEESQISAKEQVLRERLKETERSIEDLQKSLMTQDGNATSCMSAPLSDCTDPDPHHLVLATQPRTGQPASGEHAIPRPGYGKTPAITTTTANGFQASMPTRHPHTAMRSWRAAEDVSDTIPRERALKSVSFQESVSVITDRPATMELESQQIQHGCLSSPTNRAHNAVGVKVEASDSEVVQEIRYLDQVLDAASETPTNGNSSPSEHTKPITIDGNCPSVCVSASSPVDHGSVIVEGQRQTMFLYQEDSAVRTNGHVQGEESASGRAKFELRAFQEERRPAKLFTPGEEQQVRVTRRRPSGEVQELERERQELIKDQAVKKNPGIATRWWNPPQEVPLEEQLDAEQLESLKKYQERKQQKHTYTYSQPQVSGPPTMVTFDPELNRKEDVVEEQINFSSARRQFLQGEATKRDVAPHIYSAKPFSKSMTRGSQGSGDIVAETGEGHLAWSDEGIAAEFTRARAVMTILPDEEEGKRHFHPGFHPEESDSGLDESSVRSQDTTVFSLDNVSDSGASLPPTPLPLTPVSPPTPQPTTPVNGQTSGSPTEEELDYHAGVLVQNAIQNALAAQDGEEWQPSDLNSSQLSAPVSPSSASSSSPEPVSSSPVSSSGAPSLQSPVSTSPAPSSLSPQPDRGPEVRVVSQEKPSESQHALQQQQQPSSPAQRTQLQTPSPQPSQPISPPQRPRDGGPRIKIQSSYARALASSAPAPAPASAAPAPVPRPTPVYRPPSPPSPEKPEFSYFSKYSEAAELRSTAAAARGPDAEAASGPFRLRSNKQRTLSMIEEEIRAAQQREEELKKQRKEQPVVIARPSNASSNSLGPVRTGMRQTKISPADKMKSNSLPARLTLTAKTAPGKIEKVRPAPPVSPSPSEGALSDAGSEDSGGRPKNFMQTLMEDYETHKVKRREKLEDNSYARLLLANEVTTEVLEATRVTRRKSDMARKWEAGIYANEEGEEEEEEEEEEEEEEEEEE